One segment of Acidianus sp. HS-5 DNA contains the following:
- a CDS encoding 4-hydroxyphenylacetate 3-hydroxylase family protein: MIRKGTDYIKSIKARSPKVFYEGEKVEDVTEHPAFKIPVNTIAKYYDLHWENEDLRAYNPDVGEETSISFLRPRSKKDLAKIRDGLIKIYDYYRGFFGRSPDYLNLWNMVFFAHAEDFGNYFGSRFKENVVEIYKEATKNDLFYTHAIVAPMYDRSRPPSQWEDPYIQVGIVEEKPEGVIVRGAAMISTAGPYAERLWYLPNIRRDSDTRYALYFSIPTYTKGVKFLARRGFPPREGGEFEYPISARFDESDTILVFKDVLVPWDRIIFYRKPELIEDFMWRIIGLRTWFNWHFIIQHYSRLKFLAGLAIAITEAAGTSNFINVQEKIGEILIYVALNEAALIASVENAEELPNIVRPNPYYAVATSHFNMRTVPRANEILRSISGGASIPIPAGIKDFENPEERELVFKYMSMKGLDALERIKLFNLLWDVIGSEVGMRYEQYDRFSRGDPTIRWAQMYTEVYKERKHEFVKLVKDILDQMPNPKA; this comes from the coding sequence ATGATTAGAAAAGGAACAGATTATATAAAAAGTATAAAGGCACGCTCACCCAAAGTTTTTTATGAAGGAGAAAAGGTAGAGGACGTCACAGAACATCCGGCTTTCAAAATTCCAGTTAATACTATAGCTAAATATTATGACCTACACTGGGAAAATGAAGATTTAAGAGCCTATAATCCTGACGTAGGTGAAGAGACTAGCATTTCCTTCCTTAGGCCGAGGAGTAAGAAGGATCTAGCAAAAATAAGGGATGGACTAATAAAGATATACGACTATTACCGAGGTTTCTTTGGAAGGAGTCCAGACTATCTTAACCTCTGGAACATGGTATTTTTTGCCCATGCAGAGGACTTCGGTAACTATTTCGGCTCGAGATTTAAGGAGAATGTAGTTGAAATATACAAAGAGGCAACAAAAAATGATCTATTTTACACTCACGCTATCGTAGCTCCAATGTATGATAGATCTAGACCCCCATCACAGTGGGAGGATCCCTATATTCAAGTAGGAATAGTAGAGGAAAAGCCAGAAGGAGTAATAGTGAGAGGAGCGGCAATGATAAGTACTGCAGGACCTTATGCAGAGAGACTATGGTATTTACCTAACATAAGGAGGGATAGCGATACTAGATATGCACTATACTTCTCAATCCCAACTTACACAAAAGGCGTTAAGTTCTTGGCCAGAAGAGGATTCCCACCCAGAGAAGGGGGTGAGTTTGAATATCCAATCTCAGCTAGATTTGATGAGAGTGATACAATTCTCGTCTTTAAGGATGTTCTAGTTCCCTGGGACAGAATAATATTCTACAGAAAACCCGAACTAATAGAAGACTTCATGTGGAGAATAATAGGATTAAGAACCTGGTTTAATTGGCATTTTATAATACAGCATTACTCAAGGCTTAAATTCTTAGCAGGATTAGCTATAGCCATCACAGAAGCAGCTGGTACTTCAAATTTCATTAACGTTCAAGAGAAGATAGGTGAAATTCTGATATATGTAGCTTTAAACGAGGCAGCTCTAATAGCATCTGTAGAAAATGCTGAGGAACTGCCAAATATAGTAAGACCAAACCCATACTATGCCGTTGCTACTAGTCATTTTAATATGAGAACTGTTCCAAGGGCTAACGAAATACTTAGGTCAATATCTGGTGGAGCGTCTATTCCAATACCAGCTGGAATTAAGGATTTCGAGAATCCAGAAGAGAGAGAACTTGTATTTAAGTATATGTCTATGAAAGGACTCGATGCCCTAGAAAGAATCAAGCTTTTCAATCTCTTGTGGGACGTTATAGGCTCTGAGGTTGGAATGAGATACGAGCAATACGATAGGTTCAGTAGAGGAGATCCTACAATAAGATGGGCACAGATGTATACCGAAGTTTACAAAGAGAGGAAGCATGAATTCGTAAAACTCGTTAAGGATATTTTAGATCAAATGCCAAATCCTAAAGCTTGA
- a CDS encoding dienelactone hydrolase family protein — protein sequence MQEQFLEVEGLKSFLITNNQDLGVIVVHEIWGLNDNIIDISRRIANEGYSVFAPHLYTKYELLTPENIQEVMLKVWSIPPEKRNDPNAYLQLQIDEKDKRILELLVINREKLESEMINGLIRSYDYLVRQGFKKIVGMGFCMGGGLAFQLATEVPLDGVIVFYGRNPKPIETVNKIKGPILGLYAGEDPPIVSGLPELISTIIKYKKRHRDQNLS from the coding sequence ATGCAAGAACAGTTTTTAGAAGTAGAAGGGTTAAAAAGTTTCCTTATTACTAACAATCAAGATCTAGGTGTAATAGTAGTCCACGAAATCTGGGGGCTTAATGATAATATAATTGATATCTCTAGGAGAATAGCAAATGAAGGATATTCTGTATTTGCTCCACACCTTTACACTAAGTATGAGCTTCTAACCCCTGAAAATATTCAAGAAGTGATGCTAAAAGTTTGGTCTATTCCTCCAGAAAAGAGGAACGACCCTAACGCATATTTACAACTGCAAATTGATGAAAAGGACAAAAGGATCTTGGAACTTCTTGTTATTAATCGTGAAAAACTTGAGAGTGAGATGATTAACGGATTAATAAGGTCTTACGACTATCTGGTCAGGCAAGGATTTAAGAAGATTGTTGGCATGGGTTTCTGTATGGGCGGTGGTTTGGCTTTTCAACTAGCCACTGAAGTGCCACTTGATGGCGTAATAGTATTCTATGGGAGGAACCCTAAACCTATAGAAACAGTGAATAAAATTAAAGGACCTATTCTAGGCCTATATGCAGGAGAAGATCCTCCAATAGTCTCTGGTCTCCCAGAGCTTATTTCGACAATAATTAAATACAAAAAAAGACATAGAGATCAAAATTTATCCTAA
- a CDS encoding fumarylacetoacetate hydrolase family protein: MKYVSFLKDGVKYFGIVEGDYVYEVESLENGEPKGNSYKLSELALHAPVPQREIICTLTNSPKMVGVDSKEKARELLGSPKFFIKLSWTMIGPYDTIFSPKSGVRPEVEIAVLTKKKLKNATLTEAKEAVLGYTVFNDVTAPAEFKKDWYRAFRRDPNDGKIKEMTIRGVHFRNKNRDTFSPMGPWLVTVDELPDIQGLRMRSYINNEQIQDGSSDELVFSVEEILVELSSILTLPKYSIITTGTIGYLNAEDPSEYKPKNSEGIMIAETEKIGRIENKVVIEY; this comes from the coding sequence ATGAAATACGTGTCTTTTTTAAAGGATGGAGTAAAATATTTCGGAATAGTTGAGGGAGATTACGTTTATGAGGTAGAGAGTTTAGAAAATGGTGAACCTAAAGGTAACTCATATAAATTATCTGAATTGGCTCTTCACGCTCCAGTTCCTCAAAGGGAAATAATATGCACGCTCACTAACTCTCCTAAAATGGTGGGAGTTGATAGTAAAGAGAAGGCCAGAGAACTACTAGGTTCGCCTAAGTTTTTCATAAAGCTATCTTGGACAATGATAGGACCTTATGATACGATATTTTCGCCTAAATCTGGAGTAAGACCTGAGGTCGAAATAGCAGTTCTAACTAAGAAGAAATTAAAGAATGCTACGCTTACTGAAGCAAAGGAAGCAGTCTTGGGTTATACTGTATTTAACGATGTGACTGCTCCAGCTGAGTTTAAGAAAGATTGGTACAGGGCATTTAGGAGAGATCCAAATGATGGAAAGATTAAGGAAATGACAATCAGAGGTGTACATTTTAGAAATAAAAATAGGGACACTTTCTCACCTATGGGACCTTGGCTAGTAACTGTTGATGAGCTTCCAGATATACAAGGGTTGAGAATGAGAAGTTACATAAATAATGAACAAATACAAGATGGTAGTTCTGATGAATTAGTATTTAGTGTAGAGGAAATCTTAGTTGAGCTGTCAAGCATTTTAACATTGCCTAAATACTCTATCATAACGACTGGAACCATAGGATATTTGAACGCTGAAGATCCCTCGGAGTATAAACCAAAAAATAGTGAAGGAATAATGATAGCCGAAACAGAGAAAATCGGAAGGATAGAAAATAAGGTAGTAATTGAGTATTAA
- a CDS encoding MFS transporter has protein sequence MASTDEIKAGEIIARLDRIPTWALNYVLLGILGIGELFTFFDIFNINVSFVQTTLVLFHQPVSAAAVLLGPVVLGNLIGYVIGSLILSPISDRIGRRDMLMVTMLITGLGSLYNAFTPNYLNFLAARVITEIEIGADLAIVNTYVSEVAPTKYRARYVSEIFIFSTTGGFLAIWLGLLFTTPAAPFPLGLPFALGGSGFFATNGWRLMYIIGAILSFIGLGLRFGLPESPRWLISKGRIDEAEAIVKLMEQRVMRRGKQLEPLPKVISPYIQSKRVAYSEIFRNRLYLKRFIILLPVWFLAYTTVYSIASGLTSLLVSKGYPAPEAGMISAFGITGFIIAALIAAIGGERLERKFWMGISAAVTLIGGLIMVATTNIIISGIGAIILFIGFNTWVPIAYTWVTESFPTRARTSGFALTDGLGHLGGGIGVLGVAYLSTVLTTIPLFIAISLFLIIAALIAMPLGHPTAGKRLDEVSP, from the coding sequence ATGGCTTCCACAGATGAAATAAAAGCTGGGGAAATAATAGCTAGATTAGACAGGATTCCCACTTGGGCGTTAAATTACGTTCTTCTCGGAATATTGGGGATAGGTGAACTATTCACTTTCTTCGATATTTTTAACATTAACGTAAGTTTTGTGCAAACTACACTTGTGTTATTTCATCAACCAGTATCCGCGGCAGCAGTCCTACTTGGACCTGTAGTCTTAGGGAATTTGATTGGTTACGTAATAGGTTCGCTCATCCTATCTCCTATATCAGATAGGATAGGTAGGAGGGATATGTTGATGGTCACGATGCTAATTACCGGATTAGGGAGCTTGTATAATGCGTTTACACCTAATTATTTGAACTTCCTAGCGGCTAGGGTAATTACTGAAATTGAAATAGGAGCAGATCTAGCTATAGTGAACACATATGTTAGCGAAGTCGCACCAACGAAGTATAGGGCTAGGTATGTCTCAGAAATCTTCATTTTTTCAACTACTGGAGGATTTTTAGCAATTTGGTTAGGTCTTTTATTCACTACTCCCGCAGCACCGTTTCCGTTAGGCTTACCTTTTGCCCTAGGAGGAAGTGGATTTTTTGCAACCAATGGCTGGAGGTTAATGTACATAATTGGCGCAATACTCTCATTTATAGGTCTAGGATTGAGGTTTGGCTTACCAGAATCACCTAGATGGCTAATATCTAAGGGTAGGATAGATGAGGCTGAAGCAATAGTTAAGTTGATGGAACAAAGGGTTATGAGAAGAGGGAAGCAACTAGAACCACTCCCCAAAGTAATTAGCCCATATATACAAAGTAAAAGAGTTGCTTATTCCGAGATATTCAGAAACAGACTCTATCTTAAGAGGTTTATAATTTTACTGCCAGTTTGGTTCTTAGCTTATACTACGGTCTATAGTATAGCTTCTGGCCTTACGTCTCTTTTAGTCTCTAAGGGTTACCCTGCGCCAGAAGCAGGGATGATATCAGCTTTTGGGATCACAGGATTTATAATAGCCGCTCTAATTGCTGCAATAGGAGGAGAAAGACTAGAGAGAAAATTCTGGATGGGTATCTCAGCAGCTGTAACACTTATAGGAGGACTAATAATGGTAGCCACTACAAACATTATTATAAGCGGCATAGGAGCTATAATCCTATTTATAGGCTTCAACACGTGGGTTCCCATAGCATATACATGGGTAACAGAGAGCTTCCCTACAAGGGCTAGGACTTCCGGGTTTGCCCTTACTGACGGGCTTGGCCATTTAGGAGGAGGCATAGGAGTTCTTGGAGTTGCATATTTGTCTACAGTACTCACTACAATACCACTGTTCATAGCCATATCTTTATTCTTAATCATTGCAGCTTTAATAGCCATGCCACTAGGTCATCCTACAGCAGGGAAGAGGTTAGATGAAGTTTCACCTTAA
- a CDS encoding helix-turn-helix domain-containing protein, translated as MLKKVKVTVKHEDCWTSQVQFTARTLNLQVYPNKDYLRSRITIDTANRSVINEMNRCKGILKINKIIPNQNKMLIDFLNIYKGSIAGILYDYEVLILKNEIVDRKEKWTFVAPRLSVREIVNEIKGIAKVEDVKSEDYTLNGISLTDMEKRVLSLALSFGYLDYPKRSRTEDLAKLLNISKVTFLYHLRSAEKKILSFYLNSLDE; from the coding sequence ATGTTAAAGAAGGTTAAGGTAACTGTTAAACACGAGGATTGTTGGACAAGTCAAGTACAATTTACTGCAAGAACTCTAAATCTTCAAGTTTATCCTAATAAAGACTATTTAAGAAGCAGAATAACAATAGATACAGCCAATAGAAGCGTAATAAATGAGATGAACAGGTGTAAAGGAATACTCAAGATAAATAAGATAATTCCAAACCAAAATAAGATGTTAATAGACTTCTTAAATATTTATAAAGGTTCTATAGCTGGCATACTTTACGATTATGAAGTACTAATTTTAAAAAATGAAATAGTAGACAGGAAAGAAAAGTGGACTTTTGTAGCTCCTAGATTGTCTGTTAGAGAGATAGTGAACGAAATAAAAGGTATTGCTAAAGTTGAAGATGTAAAATCTGAGGATTATACACTGAATGGAATTTCCCTTACCGATATGGAGAAAAGAGTATTGAGCTTAGCCCTATCTTTCGGTTACCTTGACTATCCTAAGAGGTCCAGAACCGAAGATTTAGCTAAGCTATTAAATATAAGCAAAGTCACCTTTTTATACCATCTTAGGAGTGCAGAGAAAAAGATCTTATCATTCTATTTAAATAGTTTAGATGAATAA
- a CDS encoding 4Fe-4S dicluster domain-containing protein, translating into MRIEEKLYTLRYKRDEQPHLLIKDQDACRECNEKYGSPCVGVCPANVYSFINGKLVVSYENCVECGACKIVCPFNNIIWKYPRYGLGIALRYG; encoded by the coding sequence ATGAGGATCGAGGAGAAACTCTATACTTTAAGGTACAAGAGAGATGAACAACCTCATCTTTTAATTAAAGATCAAGACGCTTGCAGAGAGTGCAATGAGAAATACGGTAGTCCTTGTGTTGGCGTTTGTCCGGCAAATGTTTACTCCTTTATAAATGGTAAATTAGTTGTATCTTATGAGAACTGCGTAGAATGCGGCGCATGTAAGATAGTATGTCCATTTAATAATATTATTTGGAAGTATCCTAGATATGGACTTGGAATTGCTTTAAGATATGGTTAG
- a CDS encoding CBS domain-containing protein produces the protein MNVGQLISGKEFAVLPHEASIKEVAYAMEINSVSSVLLKGEDKIIGIITEKDIVRAVSKGLDYTQPAINIASKDIIKVDYEKSIYDAYEIMMKNNIRHLIIEKDGKCVGVVSIKELIKALSLMLAETMTY, from the coding sequence ATGAACGTAGGTCAATTAATAAGTGGAAAAGAGTTTGCAGTTCTTCCTCATGAGGCCAGCATAAAGGAAGTAGCTTACGCTATGGAGATAAACTCAGTAAGCTCTGTGTTATTAAAAGGAGAGGACAAAATTATAGGCATTATCACAGAGAAGGATATTGTAAGGGCTGTAAGTAAAGGGCTAGATTATACACAGCCTGCCATAAATATAGCGAGTAAGGATATTATTAAGGTGGACTACGAGAAGAGTATTTATGACGCTTACGAGATAATGATGAAAAATAATATAAGGCATTTGATAATCGAAAAAGATGGAAAATGCGTCGGTGTAGTGTCTATTAAAGAGTTGATTAAAGCCCTATCGCTTATGCTAGCAGAGACAATGACTTATTGA
- a CDS encoding NAD(P)/FAD-dependent oxidoreductase — protein MKFDVVVVGSGPSGSVAAINSAKKGYKTILIERGPEPGSKNVSGAMIRESDISHFVDISGLPFEKIVKNVKLMFSSRTNSVEIKISPREKLYTVSRLKFDKWLAQKAEQAGSLLVTKTTVTGIEGSKVITERGGIEADYVILSEGANALLSMSLGLRRELKPEETVLGVKEVYSMTRDEINKRFGLHEDEGEAWRVISDNPVPYAGFLYTYKDSVALGVGIPISNLNALKPYEVLDYYRNSLAEIIKGSSLREYSAKIIPEGGFPEFRACEGKVFVTGDAIGLVDPLTFNGIGPAVSSGYLAVENLGQCEKYERALLQMDEISRIVRSRTLVKDLLKEENLKFYVNLIVDLFEGWSSGDLSRLKYYKSNTWTLLKHLTLGLGVIE, from the coding sequence GTGAAGTTTGACGTAGTAGTTGTAGGATCTGGCCCTTCTGGAAGCGTTGCTGCAATAAATTCGGCAAAGAAAGGGTATAAGACTATACTGATTGAAAGAGGACCAGAGCCAGGTTCTAAAAATGTTTCAGGAGCTATGATAAGGGAATCCGATATTTCGCACTTCGTAGACATTAGCGGCTTACCCTTTGAAAAGATAGTTAAGAACGTTAAATTGATGTTCAGCAGTAGGACTAATTCTGTAGAGATTAAGATAAGTCCGAGAGAGAAGCTATATACTGTATCAAGATTAAAGTTTGATAAATGGTTAGCACAAAAGGCAGAACAAGCGGGCTCGTTACTTGTTACTAAGACGACTGTTACCGGAATCGAAGGAAGTAAAGTGATCACAGAGAGAGGAGGAATTGAAGCCGATTATGTAATTTTGAGCGAAGGTGCTAATGCTCTGCTCTCCATGAGCCTGGGGCTAAGAAGGGAGTTAAAACCGGAGGAGACAGTTTTAGGTGTTAAGGAAGTGTATAGCATGACAAGGGACGAGATTAACAAGAGATTTGGCCTTCATGAAGACGAGGGAGAAGCTTGGCGTGTAATTAGCGATAATCCCGTTCCTTATGCAGGATTCCTGTACACTTATAAGGATTCAGTAGCCCTGGGTGTCGGAATTCCTATAAGTAATCTAAATGCCTTAAAGCCTTATGAAGTTTTGGACTACTATAGGAACAGTCTAGCTGAGATAATTAAGGGATCCTCACTTAGGGAGTACTCTGCAAAGATAATTCCTGAGGGGGGTTTTCCAGAGTTTAGAGCATGTGAAGGTAAAGTCTTCGTAACGGGAGATGCTATAGGTTTAGTAGATCCGCTAACGTTCAACGGAATAGGTCCTGCAGTTTCCTCAGGTTACTTAGCTGTTGAGAATCTAGGTCAATGTGAAAAATACGAGAGAGCTCTACTTCAAATGGACGAAATTTCAAGAATAGTGAGATCTAGGACATTAGTTAAGGATTTGCTCAAGGAAGAGAATCTAAAGTTTTACGTTAACTTAATCGTTGATCTATTTGAAGGCTGGAGTAGCGGTGATTTATCAAGATTAAAATATTATAAATCAAATACATGGACTCTCTTAAAGCATTTAACCTTAGGGTTGGGGGTGATAGAATGA
- the hpaD gene encoding 3,4-dihydroxyphenylacetate 2,3-dioxygenase: protein MIDTLRLSHVVVRVRDLDKAYKFYVELLGLVETEKDGDCLYLRGVEEGQHHSLVLKKADSPGLSYIGLRVKKPEELDKAREFLSSNIKLKIHKEKGVDEGILFETPQGIPLFLYYDMEYVGDLRMKFFMHRGVSPVRLAHVNLIVRDLESEVKFFKEVLGYYETEWFLDDKGEKQVVWLTRRGDSHEIAISSSTINSPGFHHETYYVHELRDVVRAADILASAGLWNSIERGPGRHGVTEGFYIYLRDIDKNRIEFFSEDYVVLDPDKWKPIVWTHDQLRYRSDFWGRPIPESWLNEWVPVEDVFTGQLKRWNA, encoded by the coding sequence ATGATAGATACTTTAAGACTTTCTCATGTCGTCGTAAGAGTTAGAGATTTAGATAAAGCGTATAAGTTTTACGTTGAATTATTGGGATTAGTTGAGACTGAAAAAGATGGTGATTGCCTGTATTTACGTGGAGTAGAGGAGGGACAACATCATAGTTTAGTACTTAAAAAGGCCGATTCGCCGGGTTTATCTTATATTGGATTAAGAGTTAAAAAACCAGAGGAATTAGATAAGGCTAGAGAGTTCCTTTCTTCTAACATCAAGTTGAAGATACATAAAGAGAAGGGAGTCGATGAAGGGATACTTTTTGAGACTCCCCAAGGTATACCTCTCTTCCTATATTATGACATGGAATACGTAGGAGATCTCAGAATGAAATTTTTCATGCACAGAGGAGTTTCGCCAGTTAGACTTGCCCATGTAAATCTGATTGTTCGAGATTTGGAGAGTGAAGTGAAATTTTTTAAAGAAGTATTAGGATATTATGAGACAGAGTGGTTCCTAGACGACAAAGGTGAAAAACAAGTAGTCTGGCTAACTAGGAGAGGAGATTCACATGAAATAGCTATATCGAGTAGTACGATAAATTCTCCAGGTTTCCATCACGAGACTTATTACGTTCATGAGTTAAGGGATGTGGTTAGAGCTGCTGACATCCTTGCCTCAGCTGGACTATGGAACAGTATAGAAAGAGGACCAGGTAGGCATGGAGTTACTGAAGGTTTCTACATTTACTTGAGAGACATAGATAAAAACAGAATAGAGTTTTTCTCTGAGGATTACGTGGTTCTCGACCCGGATAAATGGAAACCTATTGTATGGACTCACGATCAACTTAGATATAGGAGTGACTTTTGGGGAAGGCCAATTCCCGAATCTTGGTTAAATGAATGGGTTCCGGTTGAAGATGTATTTACCGGGCAGTTAAAAAGGTGGAATGCATGA
- a CDS encoding FAD-binding protein yields the protein MRRIIVSIKQVPDADDLRIDPITNNLVREGVPAVINPPDLHAIEEGVRLKERYGGIVIVITMGPPQAESSLRDAIAMGADEAYLITDRAMAGADTWATSYTLYKAIEKIGRADVYLFGRRAVDGETEQVGPQTAKWLGIPAVGYVSEVKDISDERSVVVRITEDIQEEIEVPTPAVFTVLETINKPRQPSIEDLIKAKYAKITKLSKEDIGTEPNKIGLAGSPTRVIKVSPPPKTRNAEIYKGKDASEWVYDKIVKSLKEASEIKLEYTRPSLKYKAKGEVWVYIDHYGNDVNRVSWEIASEGRKIADSTGTKLAGVIVGDEVEEIITQAFEFGFDKVYHAKIPSLDYYINDAYTKAVSTIVQKYKPEVFLFPGTRISRELASTTAIEVNTGLIADCVAFEVDEKVGLLSIRPDFGGKEMSTIICPNSRPIMVTVRGGVFYPIKLKGGDEVVVEKVDINSSWYNVKSRTRLGKRNVLTEAEVVIGVGRGIKSPENIKMAEELADLLHGVVGVSKPLADMGWYPKDRQIGQTGTTIRPKLYIALGIAGAVQHLVGISGARKVIAINIDPEAQIFKNCDYGVVGDIFEIVPDLIKIIKDRGAME from the coding sequence ATGCGCAGAATTATAGTTTCTATAAAACAAGTTCCTGACGCTGATGATTTAAGAATAGACCCGATTACGAACAACCTCGTTAGGGAAGGAGTCCCTGCAGTAATAAACCCACCAGATTTACACGCGATAGAGGAGGGTGTTAGATTAAAAGAGAGGTACGGTGGCATAGTAATTGTAATTACTATGGGTCCTCCACAAGCGGAAAGCTCATTAAGAGATGCGATTGCAATGGGAGCAGATGAGGCTTATCTAATAACTGATAGAGCTATGGCAGGAGCAGATACTTGGGCTACTTCATATACTCTGTATAAGGCTATAGAGAAAATAGGAAGGGCAGACGTTTACTTGTTCGGCAGGAGGGCAGTAGATGGCGAGACAGAGCAAGTAGGCCCTCAAACAGCTAAGTGGTTGGGAATTCCTGCAGTGGGTTACGTAAGTGAAGTAAAGGATATTTCTGACGAGAGAAGTGTAGTTGTGAGGATTACCGAAGATATACAAGAGGAGATAGAAGTACCTACTCCAGCAGTCTTTACAGTTCTCGAAACTATAAACAAACCGAGACAGCCAAGTATAGAAGATTTAATCAAGGCCAAGTATGCCAAAATAACGAAATTAAGCAAGGAAGATATAGGTACAGAGCCGAACAAGATAGGTTTAGCGGGCTCACCTACTAGGGTTATTAAAGTAAGCCCTCCTCCTAAGACACGAAACGCTGAAATATATAAAGGAAAAGATGCGTCGGAGTGGGTTTACGACAAGATAGTAAAATCATTGAAAGAAGCAAGCGAGATAAAGTTAGAGTATACTAGACCTAGTCTCAAATATAAGGCTAAGGGAGAGGTATGGGTTTACATAGATCATTACGGCAATGATGTCAACAGAGTGTCTTGGGAGATAGCCTCTGAAGGGAGGAAGATTGCAGATTCTACGGGTACTAAATTAGCAGGTGTTATAGTAGGAGATGAAGTAGAGGAGATAATAACACAAGCTTTTGAATTCGGCTTTGACAAAGTTTATCATGCTAAAATTCCTAGTCTTGACTACTATATTAATGATGCATATACTAAGGCAGTTTCTACTATAGTTCAGAAATATAAGCCTGAGGTCTTCTTATTCCCAGGAACAAGAATTTCAAGGGAATTAGCTTCTACTACTGCAATTGAAGTAAACACAGGCTTAATAGCAGACTGTGTAGCTTTCGAAGTTGACGAAAAAGTAGGATTATTATCAATAAGGCCGGACTTCGGAGGAAAGGAAATGAGCACTATAATTTGTCCCAATAGCAGACCGATAATGGTTACAGTAAGAGGAGGAGTATTCTATCCTATTAAGTTGAAGGGAGGAGATGAGGTTGTAGTGGAAAAAGTTGATATTAATAGCAGCTGGTATAACGTGAAGTCTCGTACAAGACTTGGCAAACGCAATGTTCTGACCGAGGCTGAAGTAGTAATTGGCGTAGGTAGAGGAATAAAATCACCGGAAAACATAAAAATGGCTGAAGAATTAGCTGATCTCCTCCACGGAGTTGTAGGTGTTAGTAAACCTTTGGCAGACATGGGTTGGTACCCGAAAGATAGGCAAATAGGCCAGACTGGCACTACGATTAGGCCCAAACTCTATATCGCTTTGGGAATAGCCGGTGCTGTCCAACACTTAGTAGGCATTTCTGGTGCTAGGAAAGTTATAGCTATTAACATTGATCCAGAGGCACAAATATTCAAGAACTGTGATTACGGTGTTGTAGGAGATATTTTCGAAATAGTTCCAGACTTAATTAAGATTATAAAGGACAGAGGTGCTATGGAGTGA
- a CDS encoding dienelactone hydrolase family protein: MYPNAYHAFFNDRGRSYNKGAAEDAWERVKNFLKKVRK; encoded by the coding sequence ATTTATCCTAATGCATATCACGCCTTCTTTAATGACAGAGGAAGATCATATAATAAGGGAGCTGCTGAAGACGCATGGGAGAGAGTTAAAAACTTTCTCAAGAAGGTGAGAAAATGA